Below is a genomic region from Haliotis asinina isolate JCU_RB_2024 chromosome 14, JCU_Hal_asi_v2, whole genome shotgun sequence.
ACCATAGAGTCATAATAATCACACAGATCAAGCTCTACTCCAGTTAAACATCGCAGTCTCTCTGCATCATGCATCTACCTCAATGGCAATCTACTACTCGTCTGTAGCTGTCGATACTGTCATTTTGTCACCATTCATCACCGAGGTATTATCTTCCATCAGATATAGTGAAAACCATACACAGATAAATAGACAGGATCAATGGTTCCTTTCATTAAATACTTATCGGAAGCTGGAACGAATGAAGCATGTCTATGGCTTTCAACAAATAATTCACAGGAACTAACATTTCTACCCCAAATAAGCATATAACACATCATTAATTCGTCATTAGCATTCATGTACTTATATACCATTGATAtcataaaacaataacaaagcaCAGACCctgctgaaaatgaaattatcaCCCAAAATGACATTATGAACACCGATCCATTCAAACTACAGAAAGCTGAAACTAAGAGGCACGAGATCCTTCTTCAGCTGCATGAGGAGGACCAACTCCATATCCAAGCATTCAGATCCTTATCCAGGATCTTCTCTCTCTCTAGAGTCACACTGTTGATACACTCCAACCTAGCACAGTATCACATTCTTGATCCTTCCACACTAAATCCTGAGTCCCCGATGCAAATGCACGACCATTACACATCCTGTTGATATGAAAGACAAAGGTTAGGAATCCACTATGTTTGCAGCAGCTGTTTCTCTGGCTGTTGGGGACTAGTGTCTGCCGGTGTGTCTGCACTACCTTCATTAGCTGCATTATCCTGTATACTCTGGTTATAGTCTTCTAGACATTTGAGGAGAGCCTCCACCAGGTCCTGGAGGACCTCTGTGTCCTTCTCCTCTAGTAAGTTAAACTCCATATTGAACACCATGAAGTGAGTGAACAGACTGTTTAAGTGACCATGTAGGCCAAGTGTCAGAAGTTCCCTATAATGCGCATGGTATATGTGCGCTAATACTTGGAGGAGATAACGATGCACCTTCTTCACAACTGTTTCAAATGAGTTTGGGAAGACATGACCTGAAagacacaaacagttacagacTTACTTTACATGAGAATTACATCGGGAAGAGCTGTTAAGTTGCAGATGCACTGTAAAGCAATATTCCTTCAAGCATGAACTGTAACACTTTATACTTATATTATACTTATAACCTCTTTCCAACAAAATCAATATAATTCTGTGAGTCAAtactgaacaaactttatgaaaaacaACTTTTTTCATTTGGCAAgtgtgacgtttcgatacaCATTAATGTACTGTTATCAGATTCTTGTAACAGTACCAGAATGTGCATCATGACGTCAACACACACAAATTAatagttgctatccataaaatttgttcaaTATTGTACATCCCAACTTGCCACCCACAGAGAGTgactgagtattgttttacaccgctctaAGCAATATTCTTGCATTATCACAGcgaggtacaccagaaatgggcttcactcattgtattcttgtggggaattgaacccggctTCAGCGTGATATGTgaatgcttttaccactaggctcaCCATCCCTCCATCTACAGAAGTAATCTGTGAGTCACTGTTGGTTTGTTGTCCGATTAGTAATGGTCCTGCTTATTGTTCAGTAAATATCTGAGCTACTAGaactagtggttgatagcaGGAGCAATGACCCACTTAGGGCACACACAGATAGAATGAGCGCTGTCTACTAAATAGTAAAAGTGATTGTCAACGATAACAAGTAACAAGTCttatatttcaaattcaatacACATTTCCCATGAAGTGTACTCACCAAACTTTGTTGGGAAGACAGACTCATCTGTGATGGacgtctgtatatatgtcatgaCATAGTCAATATACTGAGGAGCTGAATATTTGTATTTCTTCCCTTTGTCATCATACCAATAATATTGCCTGAAAAATAGATGGTGAGAAAACTACAACATAGTCAATATACTGAGGAGCTGAATATTTGTATTTCTTCCCTTTGTCATCATACCAATAATATTGCCTGAAAAATAGATGGTGAGAAAACTACAACAAACATTTGGATTTATCCTTAGAATATTACAACAGAGATGAGCCAACACTGCAGTTTACATAAaggaaatgtcaaaatgaattTCTCTGTGTTTTATGAACATGGGATACTGTATTCATGCTTTATCTAATGCTGGTTCAATACAGAACATCCTCAAGTTATAGTTTTTTTCCTGACCTAACTGTAATGTAAAcattacaagtgagtgagtattgtggccggttttagcaatattctagttatatcacagcaagggacaccagaaatgggcctcaaaccctgggaatcaaaccctgggcCTTTAATGTGACATGTGAACACTTAAATAACTGTCAACCCCACTGCCCTACATTACAAATGAGCCTATACATTTCTCTTCCTACAGGATGTGCAAGGCCTTAATATATAACCAGCCTTACTCCAaaccacattttcaaaatatgaatcaaGCATGCAACATCAAATTGCAGATGATATCATACAGCCCTGCAGGCCATACTGTTAGTAAACAAAGTTATCTTGCTCAGTTTGCTCAAAAACTAATTATAAACTTACACACTGCCCGGGGCTGCCATGGAGGAGCATGCCTGTCCCTCAGAGGTACAGTACTCAGAGATCACCCCATACATTAAGTTCACATGGTTGAAGAAAGCTATTGCTGAAAGGCAAAAGAACATATGTTAGATTCATACAATCAAGTgaacaaaaaaagaaagaaaaaagttCACAGATAGCAATATCTATCAAACATGAATAGGAAGATGTCATATGAGATACAAAATAATTAGGATCAAGTCAGCAATGGTGACTCTGGATAATGTGACATTTCAAACTTGACATAGTGCCTAAGTGGTATGAAATAGTCAGAAGTAATGCCAGTCTAAAGTGTATTTCAATTAAATGACTGTGTGCCTTAGTCATTAATTACAAAGTCATAATGAAGATCACCATGCAAGACTAATTCTGGACACATTTACATTTTTAGTCATTTGCTCATTATTTTGACAACAAAACCACTGATCTGAATGTTGTGAGAATCATCTCAGCTGAATgaaacaatatttctttaataACTTTACTTTAAATTTTCCTACCTGCATTTCACATAACACATTGAGTCTGaagtatctctctctctcatacacgcacgcacgcacgcacgcacgcacacacacacgcacgcacacatacacgcacacacacaaatattccagctatatgacaaacaatctggaccagacaatccctaTTTTCTTTACAAGCTGCAAGCTACCACGAACAGCAGTAACTTAAACCACTGATTTGAAAAATTGGGGAAATTCAATTCTCATGTTTCATTCAGCTCAGCTCACACTCCACTGACGTCTTTTCAGGTCCAAGCTGGCTTTGTATTAGGTATCTGCCATGTACAGTATCAGCTCCAAAAATCACCCAATCCAAATCTAAACCTTTTCTACTTAGTCCATTCTTTTGATAATGACCTGAGACTAATTGGCCACGATTTTGTTGCCATGGTGAAGTACTATAATATTTTAAGTACCTTATTATCTCAGTAAATGGTCTCTCATCAATCTGTATAGCTTTACCACTTGCCTGAAGGCAGATTCTATCACACAAAAATAGGTGTTCAGGAGCCAGATCTCACTATGtgcacattttgtttttcatgctTTGACTTTCTGAATGTTCTTGTTTTTCACCATAAAGATAAATCTTCAAGAATTTCTTCATTTTTTATACACACAGTATTTTGTATTGTACACAGTGTTCATATCACCATGTCTTTATTGTAGTGATTGAGTTTGttattttatgccactttttgcaatattcaagcaatatcacagcagaggaccCAAGAAATGGACTACACACATTGGAATCAAatccaggggctcctttcacaaagcaacctttaccaaGGTCAAACTtcactcccattctttaacattgcactaagttTACCTTAGACCTatgtaaccttagtgcagtgttaaagaaagGGAGTTAAGCTTAACCTTAGTAACTATAGGTTGCTTTGTAAAAGGAGGCCCT
It encodes:
- the LOC137261826 gene encoding MOB kinase activator 2-like; the protein is MDWFMGKGRRKDKDSPTPTASEEQRQYLGETFIKERVTEADFFKLVSLPPHLDYNEWLATHTIAFFNHVNLMYGVISEYCTSEGQACSSMAAPGSVQYYWYDDKGKKYKYSAPQYIDYVMTYIQTSITDESVFPTKFGHVFPNSFETVVKKVHRYLLQVLAHIYHAHYRELLTLGLHGHLNSLFTHFMVFNMEFNLLEEKDTEVLQDLVEALLKCLEDYNQSIQDNAANEGSADTPADTSPQQPEKQLLQT